In Polynucleobacter sp. TUM22923, one genomic interval encodes:
- a CDS encoding 3-ketoacyl-ACP reductase → MTQKIAYVTGGMGGIGTAICQRLAKDGYKVIAGCGPNSPRKDRWMGEQKALGYDFIASEGNVSDWDSTVLAFDKVKAEVGRVDILVNNAGITRDSVFRKMTPEAWKAVIDTNLNSLFNVTKQVVDAMADNGWGRIINISSVNGQKGQFGQSNYSTAKAGLHGFTMALSHELASKGVTVNTVSPGYIGTDMVQAIREDVLEKIVAGVPVKRLGTPEEIASIICWIASEDGGYATGADFSLNGGLHTG, encoded by the coding sequence ATGACTCAAAAGATTGCATATGTAACTGGCGGTATGGGCGGCATTGGTACTGCTATCTGTCAGCGTTTAGCAAAAGATGGCTACAAAGTCATTGCAGGTTGCGGTCCCAACTCCCCAAGAAAAGATCGATGGATGGGTGAGCAAAAAGCCCTGGGCTACGACTTTATTGCTTCGGAGGGCAATGTCTCAGATTGGGATAGCACCGTTCTTGCATTTGATAAGGTGAAAGCAGAGGTAGGGCGTGTTGATATTTTGGTAAATAATGCCGGCATTACCCGAGATAGCGTGTTTCGCAAGATGACCCCAGAAGCCTGGAAGGCCGTTATTGATACCAATTTAAATTCCCTCTTTAATGTCACCAAACAAGTGGTCGATGCAATGGCTGATAACGGTTGGGGACGCATTATCAATATCTCTTCTGTAAACGGCCAAAAAGGGCAGTTTGGTCAATCGAACTACTCCACCGCAAAAGCGGGCTTACATGGATTTACGATGGCTTTGTCGCATGAATTAGCATCGAAGGGCGTGACTGTTAACACGGTTTCCCCGGGCTATATCGGTACAGATATGGTCCAGGCTATCCGTGAGGATGTTTTAGAAAAGATCGTTGCCGGCGTTCCTGTTAAGCGTTTAGGCACCCCAGAAGAGATCGCATCCATTATTTGCTGGATTGCGTCTGAGGACGGCGGATATGCCACTGGGGCTGATTTCTCCTTAAATGGCGGTCTACATACAGGTTAA
- the phaR gene encoding polyhydroxyalkanoate synthesis repressor PhaR produces the protein MATRAKKSGESRLIKKYPNRRLYDTQTSTYVTLADIKNLVMSSHPFTVVDAKTDDDLTRNILLQIILEEEAAGSPVFSSQMLSQIIRFYGNSMQGLMGNYLEKTMQSFVDIHSKLGDQTQGLGTGSTPEAWASMLNLQNPMMQGLMGNYMDQSKDLFVKMQEQMQGTPSMFSGFPFTPQKNKTEKE, from the coding sequence ATGGCCACACGCGCTAAAAAATCCGGTGAAAGCCGTTTAATTAAGAAATACCCCAATCGCCGTTTATACGACACGCAAACCAGCACCTATGTGACATTAGCTGATATTAAAAATTTAGTGATGTCTAGCCATCCGTTTACGGTTGTCGATGCAAAAACAGATGATGATCTAACGCGAAATATCTTGCTGCAAATTATTCTTGAAGAAGAGGCTGCTGGATCACCTGTTTTTTCTTCGCAGATGCTGTCCCAGATTATTCGCTTCTACGGAAATTCAATGCAGGGGCTCATGGGCAATTATTTAGAAAAGACCATGCAATCTTTTGTAGATATTCACAGTAAGTTAGGCGATCAGACGCAAGGCCTAGGCACTGGAAGCACTCCTGAGGCATGGGCCAGTATGCTTAACCTCCAAAATCCAATGATGCAAGGACTGATGGGGAATTACATGGATCAAAGTAAAGACCTATTTGTTAAAATGCAGGAGCAAATGCAGGGTACACCCTCCATGTTTAGCGGTTTCCCATTTACGCCGCAAAAAAATAAAACAGAGAAAGAATAG
- the rimO gene encoding 30S ribosomal protein S12 methylthiotransferase RimO produces MVGKVGFVSLGCPKALVDSELILTQLSAEGYETSKDYSGADLVVVNTCGFIDSAVEESLNAIGEALAENGKVIVTGCLGARKNADGSDLIQSIHPKVLAVTGPHATAEVMQAIHLHLPKPHDPFIDLLPPIGVKLTPKHYAYLKISEGCNHRCTFCIIPSMRGDLVSRPIGEVLLEAKRLFESGVKELLVVSQDTSAYGVDIQYRTGFWDGKPVKTKMYDLVNALNQIAREHQAWVRLHYVYPYPHVDDVLPLMAEFSDHGYGVLPYLDIPLQHSHPDVLKRMKRPASGEKNLERIQAWRAACPDLVIRSTFIAGFPGETEEEFEHLLHFLDEAQIDRAGCFAYSPVDGATANALDNPVPELVREERRARFMAKAEEISIRRLSKKTGKRIQVLIDRVDESGGIGRTIGDAPEIDGLVRVLPANKPSKRYRAGEIIKATVISTQGHDLIAET; encoded by the coding sequence GTGGTCGGAAAAGTTGGTTTTGTATCCTTGGGATGCCCCAAGGCATTAGTAGATTCTGAGCTCATATTGACGCAGTTAAGTGCTGAAGGTTATGAGACATCAAAAGATTATTCAGGCGCAGATTTAGTGGTAGTCAATACCTGCGGCTTTATCGATTCTGCGGTTGAGGAAAGTCTGAATGCCATTGGCGAGGCTTTGGCAGAAAACGGCAAAGTGATTGTGACTGGATGCTTAGGTGCGCGTAAGAACGCCGACGGTAGTGATCTTATACAGAGCATTCATCCTAAAGTACTTGCTGTGACAGGCCCTCATGCCACGGCAGAGGTGATGCAGGCAATTCATTTACATCTTCCTAAGCCACATGATCCTTTTATAGATCTGTTGCCACCCATTGGTGTAAAGCTTACGCCTAAGCATTACGCTTATCTGAAAATTTCTGAAGGCTGCAATCACCGTTGCACTTTCTGCATCATTCCGAGTATGCGGGGAGACCTGGTGTCTCGCCCTATCGGTGAGGTATTGCTCGAAGCAAAACGATTGTTTGAGTCTGGTGTTAAAGAGCTTTTGGTTGTTTCGCAAGATACCAGCGCCTATGGTGTAGACATTCAATACCGGACGGGATTTTGGGACGGTAAACCTGTCAAAACCAAGATGTATGACTTGGTCAATGCGCTCAATCAAATTGCTCGTGAGCATCAAGCTTGGGTACGCCTTCATTATGTTTATCCTTATCCCCACGTCGATGATGTTTTGCCTCTCATGGCTGAATTTTCCGATCATGGTTATGGCGTATTGCCCTATTTAGACATTCCTTTGCAGCATTCCCACCCAGACGTGCTTAAACGCATGAAACGTCCAGCGAGCGGGGAAAAGAATTTGGAGCGCATTCAGGCTTGGCGTGCTGCTTGCCCAGACCTGGTCATTCGCAGTACCTTTATTGCCGGCTTTCCGGGTGAAACAGAGGAAGAATTTGAGCACTTACTGCATTTTCTTGATGAAGCGCAGATCGATAGAGCGGGTTGCTTTGCCTACTCGCCAGTAGATGGCGCAACCGCTAATGCCCTTGATAATCCGGTACCTGAGTTGGTTCGTGAGGAACGTCGGGCTCGGTTTATGGCCAAAGCAGAGGAAATTTCAATTAGGCGCTTAAGCAAAAAAACAGGTAAGCGGATACAAGTTCTCATTGATCGGGTAGACGAGTCTGGTGGAATTGGCCGCACTATTGGTGACGCCCCTGAAATTGATGGTTTGGTTCGGGTTTTACCTGCGAATAAGCCTTCTAAGCGCTATCGTGCTGGTGAGATTATCAAGGCAACGGTTATTAGCACCCAAGGGCATGACCTAATAGCTGAAACTTGA
- a CDS encoding acetyl-CoA C-acyltransferase family protein produces the protein MSREVVVLSAVRSAIGSFGGALSSMEPCELGGIVMKEAVSRSGVDPALIYYITVGNTIPTDNRYAYVARVASIQAGLPMESVAMGLNRLCSSGLQAIVTTAQAIMLGDCDYGIGGGVEVMSRGMYGSPAMRSGARMGDTKMLDLMVSVLTDPFGVGHMGVTAENLVEKWKLTREEQDAFAMESHRRAAHAIKEGRFKSQIVPITIKSRKGDVVFDTDEHCKPDTTMETLGKMKAVFKKEGGSVTAGNASGINDGAAFFVLAEAQAAQKAGYKPIARLVSYAIAGVPNHIMGEGPIPATKIALERAGLKLEQIDVIESNEAFAAQALAVTKGLGLDPAKTNVNGGAIALGHPIGCSGAAIATKAIHELQRVQGKYALVTMCIGGGQGIATIFERL, from the coding sequence ATGAGTCGTGAAGTCGTTGTTTTAAGTGCTGTTCGCTCTGCCATTGGTAGCTTTGGAGGCGCCCTTAGTTCTATGGAGCCCTGTGAGCTTGGCGGTATTGTGATGAAAGAGGCAGTTTCTCGCTCTGGTGTCGATCCGGCATTAATTTACTATATTACTGTGGGCAATACGATTCCTACGGATAACCGCTATGCCTATGTTGCCCGCGTAGCTTCGATTCAGGCTGGGTTGCCGATGGAGTCGGTTGCCATGGGACTCAATCGTTTATGCAGCTCCGGCTTGCAGGCTATTGTCACTACAGCCCAAGCCATTATGTTGGGTGACTGTGATTACGGCATTGGTGGTGGCGTTGAGGTAATGTCCCGCGGTATGTATGGATCCCCAGCAATGCGCAGTGGTGCGCGTATGGGTGATACCAAAATGCTCGATTTGATGGTTTCTGTTTTGACGGATCCATTTGGCGTTGGCCATATGGGTGTCACTGCAGAAAATTTGGTTGAAAAATGGAAGTTGACCCGTGAAGAGCAAGATGCGTTTGCCATGGAATCACATCGTCGTGCAGCCCACGCCATTAAAGAAGGTCGCTTTAAATCCCAGATCGTTCCCATCACGATTAAATCCCGTAAAGGTGATGTGGTGTTCGATACTGATGAGCACTGCAAGCCTGATACCACGATGGAAACCTTAGGCAAGATGAAAGCAGTCTTTAAAAAGGAAGGCGGTAGCGTTACTGCAGGTAATGCTTCTGGTATTAATGATGGCGCTGCCTTTTTTGTATTAGCCGAAGCGCAAGCTGCACAGAAGGCTGGTTATAAGCCTATCGCTCGCCTCGTATCCTACGCAATTGCTGGTGTTCCAAACCACATCATGGGCGAAGGTCCAATTCCTGCGACTAAAATTGCGCTTGAGCGTGCCGGTTTAAAGTTAGAGCAAATTGATGTTATCGAATCTAACGAAGCGTTCGCTGCGCAAGCTTTGGCGGTGACTAAAGGCTTGGGATTAGACCCAGCTAAGACCAACGTGAATGGTGGCGCAATTGCATTGGGTCATCCGATTGGTTGCTCAGGTGCTGCGATTGCAACAAAGGCTATTCATGAATTACAGCGGGTACAGGGAAAATATGCGCTAGTAACCATGTGCATTGGTGGTGGTCAAGGTATTGCTACGATCTTTGAGCGCCTCTAA
- the serB gene encoding phosphoserine phosphatase SerB: protein MTNLNTLVGLSNKPISQDLNLALKHHAQALGINIQPLEIKGELSPYFSARWSISHQLLSETRLAMRELAASHNTDLAFLPPNFQSSNIKVLAMDMDSTLINIECIDEIADFAGKKAAISEITEATMRGEIKDFKESLRRRVALLAGVSASVLESVYLERLQPNPGATELLAGANERGLYTLLVSGGFTFFTEKLQLKLGFKQAQANTLEIIDGKLTGKVLGDIVDGAAKASYLDQACVAMDCHKYNAITMGDGSNDLLMMHGSGISIAYKAKAIVKEKADAAFDRVGLDATLLLID, encoded by the coding sequence ATGACCAACCTTAATACGCTCGTAGGTTTATCAAATAAGCCCATCTCTCAGGATCTGAATCTGGCTCTTAAGCATCATGCACAAGCACTCGGGATTAACATTCAGCCCCTAGAAATCAAAGGCGAATTAAGTCCTTATTTTTCTGCCCGCTGGTCTATTAGTCACCAATTGCTTTCTGAAACGCGCTTGGCAATGCGTGAGTTGGCGGCCAGTCACAATACTGATCTTGCTTTTTTACCGCCCAACTTTCAATCTTCCAATATTAAAGTCTTAGCCATGGATATGGATTCGACCTTGATTAATATTGAGTGTATCGATGAAATTGCAGACTTCGCAGGTAAGAAAGCAGCCATCTCTGAAATTACGGAAGCCACGATGCGCGGAGAGATCAAAGATTTTAAAGAGAGCTTGCGTAGGCGTGTAGCACTACTTGCTGGTGTATCTGCTAGCGTACTTGAATCAGTCTATTTAGAGCGCCTGCAACCCAATCCAGGCGCTACAGAATTACTTGCTGGCGCTAATGAACGCGGGCTTTATACCCTGTTGGTTTCGGGCGGTTTTACGTTTTTTACCGAGAAGTTACAACTCAAGCTTGGTTTTAAGCAAGCCCAAGCCAACACACTAGAGATCATTGATGGAAAGCTCACTGGCAAAGTGCTTGGTGACATAGTAGATGGCGCTGCTAAAGCAAGCTACCTTGATCAAGCCTGCGTTGCAATGGATTGCCATAAATACAATGCAATCACCATGGGTGACGGCTCTAATGATTTACTGATGATGCACGGATCTGGTATCAGTATTGCCTATAAAGCAAAAGCAATTGTCAAAGAAAAAGCCGACGCGGCTTTTGACCGAGTCGGCTTAGATGCAACGCTACTGCTAATAGACTAA